Proteins encoded within one genomic window of Candidatus Brocadiia bacterium:
- a CDS encoding acyl-CoA dehydrogenase family protein, with product MFNLTEEQRLIRDTARDFARSELAKVAKDIDRDQNIPDEIIKKLGEIGFWGILVPEQYGGAGLDLLSLVLALEEISHVCASTSVTLSVHNSLVCNALIKYGTEAQKRKYLPDLASGKIIGAYALTEPNSGSDAASLQSTAVKKGDKYILNGTKTFLTNGQIAGLIVAFARTNPSVPKNKGISAFLVDADLPGLKRGPKEDKMGVRGAAACELVFDDTPVPAGNMLDKEDHGFDVAMGLLNSGRIGIATQCVGIAQACLDDSLKYCQERVQFDKKISEFEAIRWKLAEMATDIEASRLLTYQAAVLRDGGLPHTKQASMAKLFASTMCNKAAKEAIQIYGGWGYIKEFSVERYFRDAKVTEIYEGTSEIQKLVISRELLGNK from the coding sequence ATGTTTAACCTGACTGAAGAGCAACGGCTTATCCGTGATACGGCTCGTGACTTTGCCCGGAGCGAGTTGGCTAAGGTGGCTAAGGATATAGACCGTGATCAAAATATCCCAGATGAGATAATTAAGAAGCTGGGAGAAATCGGTTTTTGGGGTATCCTGGTGCCGGAACAATACGGCGGGGCCGGATTGGATCTTTTATCCTTGGTGCTGGCTCTTGAGGAAATCAGCCATGTTTGCGCCTCAACCTCAGTAACATTATCGGTGCATAATTCGCTTGTTTGCAATGCTTTAATAAAGTATGGCACTGAAGCGCAGAAGAGGAAATACCTGCCGGATTTAGCCAGCGGCAAGATTATCGGCGCCTATGCCTTGACCGAGCCCAATTCCGGAAGCGATGCGGCATCGCTCCAGTCGACCGCGGTTAAAAAGGGCGATAAATATATTCTCAATGGGACTAAGACCTTTTTGACCAACGGACAGATTGCCGGGCTGATAGTGGCTTTTGCCCGAACCAATCCGTCGGTTCCTAAAAATAAGGGCATATCGGCATTTTTGGTGGACGCTGATTTGCCCGGGCTTAAGCGCGGGCCTAAGGAGGATAAAATGGGGGTGCGCGGAGCCGCTGCGTGTGAATTAGTATTCGATGATACTCCGGTACCGGCGGGGAATATGCTCGATAAAGAAGATCATGGTTTTGATGTCGCCATGGGATTATTAAACAGCGGGCGTATCGGAATTGCCACGCAATGCGTCGGGATTGCGCAAGCCTGTCTGGATGACTCATTGAAATACTGCCAGGAAAGGGTGCAGTTTGACAAGAAAATATCTGAATTTGAGGCTATCCGCTGGAAATTAGCTGAAATGGCTACTGACATAGAGGCCTCAAGATTGCTTACTTACCAGGCAGCAGTGTTGAGGGACGGTGGATTGCCTCATACAAAACAAGCGTCCATGGCGAAATTATTTGCTTCGACCATGTGCAATAAAGCCGCCAAGGAGGCAATCCAGATATACGGTGGCTGGGGCTATATCAAGGAATTTTCAGTTGAGCGCTATTTCAGGGATGCTAAGGTAACAGAGATTTATGAAGGAACTTCGGAGATTCAGAAGCTTGTTATCAGCCGGGAGTTATTAGGAAATAAATGA
- a CDS encoding methylmalonyl-CoA mutase family protein has product MTKIVYTPDDVANLDYTRDLGDSGKFPYTRGIHPDMYLGQLWTMRQFSGFGTAKDTNKRYKFLLSKGQTGLSVAFDMPTIMGYDSDHFMAKGEVGRCGVAISSLADMENLFEGIPLDKISTSMTINAPAGILLAFYIAVGEKQGVPSAKLRGTIQNDLLKEYIAQKSWIFPPKPSMRIITDIMAHCSKHVPKWNTISISGYHIREAGATAVQELAFTLADGFAYVEAGIAAGLDIDVFAPRLSHFFNSHLNFFEEVAKYRAARRIWARRMRDKYKAKDPRSWTLRFHTQTAGCTLTAQQPENNIIRTAYQGLSAVLGGTQSLHTNSMDETLALPTEKAVTIALRTQQIIACESGVTKTIDPLGGSYYIEALTNQMEQESERYFEQIEKIGGVIPAIEQGFFQKEIAKSAYQYQQEIESKKRIIVGINDFVEKEGLPIEVLKIRAKVEREQCHCLKNLHKSRNNKKVKESLESIRHAAKDGSNLMPRFLDAARNYTTLGEIIQVLREEFKEYKEPSNYW; this is encoded by the coding sequence ATGACTAAGATTGTTTACACCCCTGACGATGTTGCAAATCTTGATTATACCCGAGATCTTGGTGATTCGGGTAAATTCCCTTATACCAGAGGTATTCATCCCGACATGTATTTAGGCCAGCTTTGGACTATGAGGCAATTTTCCGGATTTGGCACTGCTAAGGACACGAATAAACGATATAAATTTTTGCTTAGCAAGGGTCAGACCGGGCTTTCAGTGGCTTTTGATATGCCCACGATTATGGGGTATGATTCCGATCATTTTATGGCCAAGGGCGAAGTCGGTCGATGCGGAGTAGCTATTTCATCATTGGCAGATATGGAAAATCTGTTTGAAGGTATTCCGCTGGATAAAATCTCGACCTCAATGACCATAAATGCGCCGGCTGGTATTCTGCTGGCTTTCTATATAGCGGTCGGGGAGAAACAAGGGGTGCCTTCGGCTAAGCTGAGGGGTACCATTCAAAACGACCTGCTTAAAGAATATATCGCACAGAAGTCATGGATATTTCCGCCTAAGCCGTCCATGCGGATTATCACTGATATAATGGCGCATTGCTCAAAACACGTTCCAAAATGGAATACCATATCAATAAGCGGTTATCATATTCGAGAAGCTGGGGCTACTGCGGTTCAGGAATTGGCATTTACGTTGGCCGATGGTTTCGCCTATGTTGAGGCCGGTATTGCGGCTGGGCTTGATATTGATGTTTTTGCGCCGAGGCTATCGCACTTTTTTAATTCGCATCTAAACTTTTTTGAGGAAGTTGCCAAATATCGCGCGGCTCGGAGGATCTGGGCCAGGCGCATGAGAGACAAATACAAGGCAAAAGATCCTCGTTCTTGGACTTTAAGATTTCATACTCAGACGGCCGGGTGTACCTTGACAGCTCAGCAGCCCGAAAACAATATAATTAGAACGGCTTATCAGGGGTTGAGCGCTGTATTAGGTGGAACTCAGAGTTTGCATACAAACTCTATGGATGAGACTCTGGCGTTACCTACGGAAAAAGCCGTTACGATTGCTTTGCGTACTCAACAGATTATAGCTTGTGAGAGCGGGGTAACAAAAACAATCGATCCTTTAGGTGGTTCTTATTACATAGAGGCATTGACTAATCAAATGGAACAGGAATCCGAGAGGTATTTTGAACAGATTGAGAAAATAGGAGGGGTTATACCAGCAATAGAGCAGGGGTTTTTCCAGAAGGAAATAGCTAAGTCGGCTTACCAGTACCAGCAGGAGATAGAGTCGAAGAAGCGTATAATCGTTGGTATAAATGACTTTGTTGAGAAAGAGGGATTGCCGATTGAAGTATTAAAAATAAGGGCCAAAGTTGAGCGTGAACAGTGTCATTGTTTAAAGAATTTACATAAATCGCGTAATAACAAAAAGGTTAAGGAATCTTTGGAGTCCATTCGTCACGCAGCTAAAGACGGCTCTAATTTAATGCCTAGATTTCTTGATGCCGCCCGTAATTATACGACTTTGGGCGAGATTATACAGGTTTTGCGGGAAGAATTCAAAGAGTATAAGGAACCCTCAAATTACTGGTAA
- a CDS encoding HDIG domain-containing metalloprotein — protein sequence MMNRDEAWALVQSKITNANLRKHILAVEAVMKSLARELKQDEASWAMAGLLHDLDYEETKSSPERHALVTAEMLKDTDLGADIIDAIKAHANKKERLTPMEQAIYCADPVTGFLVACALIRTDKKLSAVDVPFAKSRMKEKRFAAGANRDAMNNCSALGMDLDRFLQISLDAMKSISVDLGL from the coding sequence ATTATGAACAGAGACGAAGCATGGGCATTGGTCCAGTCCAAAATAACCAACGCCAATCTAAGAAAGCACATCCTGGCCGTTGAAGCGGTGATGAAATCGCTGGCCAGGGAACTCAAGCAGGACGAGGCCAGTTGGGCTATGGCCGGGTTGCTCCACGACCTGGATTACGAAGAGACCAAGTCGTCTCCGGAGCGGCACGCGCTGGTCACGGCCGAGATGCTCAAGGACACTGATTTGGGCGCGGATATCATCGACGCCATAAAGGCTCATGCCAACAAGAAAGAGCGTTTGACGCCGATGGAGCAGGCGATTTATTGCGCCGATCCGGTAACGGGTTTTCTGGTGGCCTGCGCCCTGATTCGGACGGATAAGAAGCTGTCAGCCGTGGATGTGCCGTTCGCCAAAAGCCGGATGAAAGAGAAGCGCTTTGCGGCCGGCGCCAACCGTGACGCCATGAACAACTGCTCGGCCCTGGGCATGGATTTGGACAGGTTCCTGCAGATATCGCTGGACGCCATGAAATCCATCAGCGTTGATCTGGGCCTGTAA
- a CDS encoding cobalamin B12-binding domain-containing protein — protein MERKIRVLIGKPGLDGHDRGAKVVACALRDAGMEVIYTGLHQTPEMIVQAAIEEDVDVVALSILSGAHMTIFPKVKNLMKEHGLKDVLLTGGGIIPDEDIRKLTKNGIGRLFTPGAPLKEIINYLNTAVRKSKRFQTGYRIK, from the coding sequence ATGGAAAGAAAAATAAGGGTTTTGATTGGTAAGCCGGGGTTAGATGGACATGACCGCGGAGCGAAAGTGGTTGCTTGTGCCCTTCGTGATGCGGGCATGGAAGTCATTTATACCGGGTTGCATCAGACTCCTGAAATGATAGTCCAGGCTGCGATAGAGGAAGATGTTGATGTGGTAGCGCTTTCAATTCTTTCCGGAGCGCATATGACCATATTCCCTAAAGTGAAAAACCTTATGAAGGAACATGGGCTTAAAGATGTGTTGTTGACCGGTGGTGGAATTATACCTGATGAGGATATAAGAAAACTTACTAAAAATGGCATCGGTAGGCTTTTTACACCCGGTGCACCTCTTAAAGAAATTATTAACTATTTGAATACTGCAGTCAGGAAATCGAAAAGATTCCAAACAGGTTACCGTATTAAATAG
- a CDS encoding acetyl-CoA acetyltransferase, with protein MADVSGKRRVAIAGIGYSIPRVATPDLSYREMTYEAAVRAYAEAGVTAQDVQCVTTCAEDFNEGVSIFDEYTPDQLGVPLKPVHTIAGDGLQGLAAAYMQVMTGLFDIAVVETHSKASNIVNHDQIINFATDPVFNRPLSVNPHYIAGMEMNRYLHESGNTIEQCAQVVVKNRTNAFLNPGGVFATQITMDDVLCSEPVSSPLNRFHISEHSDVAIVMVLISEEKLKDLKLKADPVWISGVGWNSDTPWLETRDWVHAVYTRLAAEQAYKMAGIKNPASQIDLFEIDDTYAYKELQHLEALNICKFGESGKILESGATGIKGNLPVNVSGGSLGWGNMLEATGLYRAIEAIIQLRKDAGKRQLNNPKTALVQSWRGIPTTTGAVVILRK; from the coding sequence ATGGCAGATGTTTCAGGAAAAAGACGGGTTGCAATTGCCGGAATCGGATATTCAATACCTAGGGTTGCTACACCCGATTTGTCATACCGAGAGATGACATACGAAGCGGCCGTAAGAGCCTACGCCGAAGCGGGGGTTACCGCTCAGGATGTTCAGTGTGTAACGACTTGTGCGGAAGACTTTAACGAAGGTGTCAGCATATTTGACGAATATACGCCCGATCAGCTTGGAGTTCCCTTAAAGCCGGTTCACACAATTGCCGGTGATGGGCTTCAGGGTTTAGCCGCTGCCTACATGCAGGTTATGACGGGATTATTTGATATAGCTGTGGTTGAAACGCACAGTAAAGCTTCGAATATTGTTAATCATGACCAAATAATAAACTTTGCTACTGATCCGGTATTTAATCGTCCGCTCAGTGTTAATCCGCATTATATAGCCGGAATGGAAATGAACCGATATCTTCATGAGAGCGGGAACACAATCGAACAGTGCGCCCAGGTTGTGGTAAAGAATCGAACCAACGCGTTTTTGAATCCAGGCGGAGTATTTGCAACGCAAATTACTATGGATGATGTGTTGTGTTCTGAGCCTGTATCAAGCCCTTTGAACCGGTTTCACATCAGTGAGCACTCAGACGTAGCTATTGTTATGGTTCTTATTTCAGAAGAAAAATTAAAGGATTTAAAATTAAAGGCTGATCCTGTATGGATTAGTGGTGTGGGTTGGAATTCGGATACGCCTTGGCTTGAAACAAGAGATTGGGTTCATGCGGTTTATACCAGGCTGGCTGCAGAACAGGCGTATAAAATGGCTGGTATAAAAAACCCAGCTTCCCAGATAGACTTATTCGAAATTGACGACACTTACGCGTATAAAGAACTGCAGCATTTAGAAGCATTGAATATTTGTAAGTTTGGAGAAAGCGGTAAAATTCTGGAAAGCGGAGCCACTGGTATAAAAGGGAATTTGCCCGTTAATGTCTCTGGTGGTAGCCTGGGCTGGGGAAATATGCTCGAAGCTACCGGCCTTTACCGGGCAATTGAAGCCATAATCCAATTACGAAAGGATGCCGGTAAAAGGCAATTAAATAATCCCAAGACAGCTCTTGTTCAGAGCTGGCGCGGTATACCGACTACGACCGGAGCAGTAGTAATTCTGAGAAAGTAA
- the meaB gene encoding methylmalonyl Co-A mutase-associated GTPase MeaB: MRKLTAKIMKGDKLAVSQAISLVENNNCGALELLKSIHSSIKHKAYRIGVTGPPGVGKSTLVNEITLSLRQSNKTVGIVAVDPTSIFSGGAILGDRIRMQRLGVDNGVFIRSMATRGYLGGICRTTSEVTDVLEASGKDYIIVETVGVGQSEIEIFKTVDITLVVLSPESGDSIQAMKAGLMEIADIIVVNKADRPGVEAFVTNLNNTLEISTKNKIPVMVTQANKAIGVKELVDKLSLYLEQIEKAGLLEERRIQILKHRVKSLISNGLEDKILKHHKISAIFDKGLKNIYNGKGNVYEFRDKILRMVKVKTR; the protein is encoded by the coding sequence ATGAGAAAATTGACTGCTAAAATAATGAAGGGCGATAAATTAGCTGTCAGCCAGGCTATTTCGCTGGTGGAAAATAATAATTGCGGCGCGTTGGAACTTCTTAAGTCAATTCACTCAAGCATTAAACATAAAGCCTATCGGATAGGTGTTACCGGGCCTCCAGGCGTTGGTAAAAGCACTCTGGTAAATGAAATCACATTATCTTTGCGCCAAAGCAATAAAACTGTCGGGATAGTGGCGGTTGATCCAACCAGTATTTTCAGCGGAGGTGCGATTCTGGGTGATCGTATCAGGATGCAGCGGCTGGGAGTTGATAATGGAGTATTTATCAGGAGTATGGCTACCAGGGGTTATCTGGGAGGGATTTGCCGTACCACTTCTGAGGTGACTGATGTGCTTGAGGCCAGCGGTAAAGATTATATAATAGTTGAAACAGTCGGGGTAGGCCAGTCCGAAATAGAAATATTTAAAACTGTTGATATAACATTGGTTGTTCTTTCGCCGGAATCAGGGGATTCGATACAGGCCATGAAAGCAGGCCTTATGGAAATAGCCGATATTATTGTTGTTAATAAGGCCGATCGTCCCGGTGTTGAAGCCTTTGTGACAAATCTTAATAACACATTGGAGATAAGTACAAAGAATAAGATACCCGTGATGGTGACTCAAGCTAATAAGGCTATTGGGGTAAAGGAGTTAGTCGATAAATTAAGCCTATATCTGGAGCAAATAGAAAAGGCCGGTCTTTTAGAGGAGCGCCGGATACAAATATTGAAGCATCGTGTTAAATCTTTGATTTCAAACGGATTAGAGGATAAAATACTTAAGCATCATAAGATTAGCGCAATATTTGACAAGGGTCTTAAGAATATTTATAATGGCAAGGGGAATGTTTATGAATTTCGGGACAAGATATTAAGGATGGTCAAAGTAAAAACCAGATAA
- a CDS encoding PilT/PilU family type 4a pilus ATPase, which yields MEAIFDSKTLFATMVAHKASDMFLKPDSIPTMKVSGTIQPLGNQKVTVEIMKKVFEEITSPEQRKIFEHKNELDTAYEVFGVGRFRANIFKQRGNVGMVFRYVQSNIPALDKLKMPAAQLQKLILSPRGLVLVTGTAGSGKSSTIASMLSYVNQTVPKHIITIEDPIEYLFIEDKAVFDQREVGIDTDSFATALKYCLRQAPDIIMIGEMRDKTTMDAAIGAAETGHLVISTLHSLNAYQTVERILNFYPPHEHTFLRQQMSLLLMGCISQRLLPRLDGQGVVPAVELMLTTPTVKELLSEGKTRELYKAIYDGSKYYGTQTFNQSLRSLYQEGLISLESALAAADNPDELKLEIRGIVKGSQQSGGDFNFKI from the coding sequence ATGGAAGCTATTTTTGACAGCAAGACTTTATTCGCCACCATGGTAGCGCACAAGGCATCGGACATGTTCCTGAAGCCGGACAGTATCCCGACCATGAAGGTAAGCGGCACCATACAGCCGTTGGGCAACCAGAAGGTTACGGTTGAGATAATGAAGAAGGTTTTTGAGGAGATAACTTCTCCGGAGCAGCGCAAGATATTTGAGCATAAGAATGAACTTGATACGGCATATGAGGTTTTCGGGGTGGGCCGGTTTCGTGCCAACATATTCAAGCAGCGCGGTAATGTTGGCATGGTTTTTCGTTATGTCCAGTCCAATATCCCGGCCCTGGATAAACTCAAGATGCCGGCGGCACAGTTACAGAAATTGATTCTTTCGCCACGCGGTTTAGTACTGGTTACCGGCACGGCCGGCAGCGGCAAGTCTTCGACCATTGCCAGTATGCTTAGCTACGTTAACCAGACCGTGCCAAAGCATATTATTACGATTGAAGACCCGATTGAATACCTTTTTATCGAGGATAAGGCTGTTTTCGACCAGCGTGAGGTCGGGATTGATACGGATAGTTTTGCGACGGCGCTGAAGTATTGCCTCAGGCAGGCGCCGGATATAATCATGATCGGCGAAATGCGTGATAAAACCACGATGGATGCGGCTATCGGCGCGGCCGAAACTGGTCACCTGGTTATCAGCACGCTTCACAGCTTGAATGCATACCAGACGGTGGAACGTATTCTCAACTTCTATCCGCCGCACGAGCATACCTTCCTTAGGCAGCAGATGTCGTTGCTTTTGATGGGTTGTATTTCCCAGCGGCTATTGCCCAGACTGGACGGGCAGGGCGTGGTTCCGGCGGTTGAATTGATGTTGACAACCCCGACTGTTAAGGAACTGTTGTCCGAAGGCAAGACCAGGGAACTTTATAAGGCCATATATGATGGTTCAAAATACTACGGCACCCAGACATTTAACCAATCACTTAGGTCGCTTTACCAGGAAGGATTGATAAGCCTGGAAAGTGCGCTGGCTGCTGCGGATAATCCGGACGAGCTTAAGCTCGAAATCAGAGGCATAGTCAAAGGGTCGCAGCAGAGCGGCGGCGACTTTAACTTTAAGATATGA
- a CDS encoding ComEC/Rec2 family competence protein yields the protein MDILTPPKPLYWAAVAFIGGIFTADYLITPLPVHILPVLIFLGALLTILYLLKRWRLLRTSIILTMCFVGGMYRMDLAQRLPDNHLSRLHSVNISVYAEGIVTEDPVIYQAQPSPLYEDSRPEKPYGNFVLGVQLIARDGVTSTVSGLVRVNFTGSAGHIKYGDRIGLTGLMYTPAGPTNPGEFDYRQYLARQGISRILKCSDASRIQVLARGQGNPALGLVYGIRRAVSGKIDRMFSAQRVPFFDGQSLANTASLIKTLLLGDRSSFPQDIQDKFMRTGTIHYLSVSGLHLAIVVAICFMVLWWIGVTGQLRIVITLIAAVGYTALTGLYTPIIRSLVMVFCFLGADLFNRKPNSLNSLSLAALIITLFNPLEVFNIGAQLSFISVLFIIVLSPRMLRILLGRPVPEEALVYILPQTFLQKAVRTVKKDLMASVAVSMSVWGGIILLTLYYFHIITPVAFLSNIVLSGLIFVLMLLGFMTLPFILVGEIVTVLVAHSLCWLINSLVELMAQIPLAYIYLPDIPLWFVKVFYGLFFASLLLVGKNRGVRYLSLGAKAAIMMMLGLTALWIAWSGLSGRSPFYRAPDAVTLTMLDVRQGSAFVLETTDGRVVVFDAGTFGNRDIGKGIIAPYFWQRGITRIDNLVLSHPHPDHISGVISLADRFTIKELFTSRYFSEYEAGRRLLAMTGLTAKIVRPGNIIPIGDNFNAEVLGPPDGMAYHKSYYNDTSLVLRLGNGTLLCNDIEKKGIGRLMSNPLSLTGIAVMQLPHHGFSSSFMPEFINSVKPRYALLNSDGKRLAEGLLELCRNNGIRVLSSYECGAVTLSFRANGVEIKPYRDDIENNGKE from the coding sequence GTGGATATATTAACTCCGCCTAAGCCGCTATACTGGGCTGCCGTCGCATTCATCGGCGGTATCTTTACCGCGGATTACCTGATTACCCCGTTACCTGTTCACATCCTGCCGGTCTTGATATTCCTGGGTGCGCTATTAACGATTCTGTACCTGTTAAAACGATGGCGATTGCTGCGTACCTCAATTATTCTGACAATGTGTTTTGTTGGCGGGATGTACCGGATGGATTTAGCGCAGCGTCTGCCAGATAATCATCTGTCGCGCCTGCATTCGGTAAACATATCGGTTTATGCTGAAGGTATCGTTACCGAAGACCCGGTTATTTACCAGGCCCAGCCCAGTCCGCTTTACGAGGACTCGCGACCGGAAAAGCCTTACGGTAATTTTGTGCTGGGCGTTCAGTTGATTGCCAGGGATGGTGTTACTTCAACGGTGAGCGGGCTGGTTCGGGTCAACTTTACAGGATCGGCCGGGCATATCAAATATGGCGACCGGATCGGTCTGACCGGGCTGATGTATACCCCGGCCGGGCCGACCAACCCGGGCGAGTTTGATTACCGGCAGTACTTGGCGCGTCAGGGGATTTCCCGGATTCTGAAGTGTTCTGACGCGTCGAGGATTCAGGTGCTGGCCAGAGGGCAGGGCAACCCGGCGCTGGGCCTGGTCTACGGCATCAGGCGGGCTGTTTCCGGCAAGATAGACCGGATGTTTTCGGCTCAACGCGTGCCGTTCTTCGATGGACAATCGCTGGCTAACACCGCTTCACTGATAAAAACCCTTTTGCTGGGAGACCGGTCGTCGTTTCCGCAGGATATCCAGGACAAGTTTATGCGGACCGGGACAATCCATTACCTTTCGGTCAGCGGCCTGCACCTGGCTATTGTTGTGGCTATCTGCTTTATGGTCTTGTGGTGGATTGGGGTTACCGGCCAGCTGCGCATAGTGATTACGCTGATTGCGGCGGTCGGCTACACGGCGCTGACCGGTTTATACACGCCTATTATCCGGTCGCTGGTGATGGTATTCTGTTTCCTGGGCGCTGATTTATTCAACCGCAAGCCGAACAGCCTGAACAGCTTGTCGCTGGCGGCTTTGATAATTACGCTTTTTAATCCGCTTGAGGTGTTCAACATCGGGGCGCAGCTGTCGTTTATTTCGGTATTGTTTATTATTGTTCTGTCGCCGCGGATGTTGCGTATTTTACTAGGTCGACCTGTGCCCGAAGAGGCATTGGTTTATATATTGCCTCAGACCTTTTTGCAGAAGGCTGTTCGCACCGTTAAGAAGGACCTGATGGCCTCAGTTGCGGTTTCAATGTCCGTTTGGGGTGGCATAATTTTACTGACCTTATATTATTTTCATATTATCACGCCCGTGGCATTCCTGTCCAATATTGTGTTGTCCGGTCTGATATTTGTTTTGATGTTGTTGGGATTTATGACACTGCCGTTTATTCTGGTCGGCGAGATAGTGACGGTATTAGTGGCGCATTCGCTGTGCTGGTTGATAAACAGCCTGGTGGAGTTGATGGCGCAGATTCCGCTGGCTTATATTTATCTGCCAGATATACCGCTATGGTTCGTCAAAGTATTTTATGGGCTGTTTTTCGCCAGTTTGCTTCTGGTCGGCAAGAACAGGGGCGTCCGTTATCTGAGCTTGGGCGCTAAAGCGGCAATTATGATGATGCTGGGGTTAACGGCGCTGTGGATAGCTTGGTCCGGATTGTCCGGGCGTTCGCCGTTTTACCGGGCGCCGGATGCGGTGACGCTGACCATGCTTGACGTCAGGCAGGGCTCGGCCTTCGTCCTGGAGACCACGGACGGGCGGGTGGTGGTGTTTGACGCCGGAACTTTCGGGAACCGGGATATCGGCAAGGGCATTATCGCGCCATATTTCTGGCAGCGGGGCATAACCCGGATTGATAACCTGGTACTTTCGCATCCGCATCCTGACCATATCAGCGGAGTGATTTCTCTGGCGGACAGGTTTACCATCAAGGAGCTGTTTACCAGCCGGTATTTCAGCGAGTACGAAGCTGGGCGGCGGTTGCTGGCTATGACTGGTTTGACGGCAAAGATTGTTCGTCCGGGGAATATCATACCAATTGGGGATAATTTCAATGCGGAGGTGCTCGGTCCTCCGGACGGCATGGCTTATCACAAAAGTTATTACAACGATACTTCTCTGGTGCTGAGGTTGGGGAATGGCACGCTTTTATGCAACGATATCGAGAAGAAGGGTATCGGAAGGCTGATGAGCAATCCGTTGAGCTTGACAGGCATAGCAGTTATGCAACTGCCGCATCACGGATTCTCGAGCAGTTTTATGCCTGAGTTCATAAATAGCGTCAAGCCGCGGTACGCTCTTCTTAACAGCGACGGAAAGCGGCTGGCCGAAGGGTTGCTGGAATTATGCCGGAACAACGGCATCAGGGTGTTATCAAGTTATGAATGCGGCGCGGTGACCTTGTCATTCCGGGCAAACGGGGTCGAAATTAAGCCTTATCGTGATGATATCGAAAATAATGGTAAAGAGTAA
- a CDS encoding type III pantothenate kinase has translation MILAIDVGNSRVHFGCFNDSGKLVASEVMAHNDLRELISRRRFGVKDLSSFGATEPYRSANTTYKSAVNVAVMASTCPRMDKSVVKLVRRLFGIGVIKIGKDLSVPIANRTINSSMVGQDRLLNALAAYRRTKTQTLVIDVGTAITIDVVSKKGEFVGGVIAPGLNVMAQALYQNCEKLPLIRMDKIVSVIGNNTESAMASGVFFSVVGLINEVVKRISSRLKSKPKIIITGGDAVILNPYLADKCIFVPNLTLEGIYLVSAGL, from the coding sequence ATGATTCTGGCTATTGATGTCGGTAATTCCCGGGTTCATTTTGGATGTTTTAATGATTCGGGCAAGCTGGTTGCCTCGGAAGTAATGGCTCACAACGATTTGCGGGAACTCATTTCTCGCCGCAGATTCGGAGTAAAAGACCTGTCTTCATTTGGCGCCACCGAGCCATACCGCTCCGCGAACACAACGTATAAATCAGCTGTAAATGTGGCTGTTATGGCCTCGACCTGCCCGAGGATGGATAAGTCGGTGGTTAAGCTGGTAAGGAGGCTTTTCGGCATCGGAGTAATTAAGATAGGGAAAGATCTGAGTGTGCCGATAGCTAACCGGACGATAAACTCTTCGATGGTAGGGCAGGATAGGCTTCTTAACGCATTGGCCGCATATCGGAGGACGAAAACACAGACTTTAGTTATTGATGTTGGGACAGCCATTACTATAGATGTGGTTTCTAAGAAAGGTGAATTTGTCGGCGGGGTAATCGCGCCGGGTTTGAATGTGATGGCTCAGGCATTGTATCAGAATTGTGAGAAACTGCCTTTAATCCGAATGGATAAGATTGTTTCTGTCATAGGTAATAATACCGAATCCGCAATGGCTTCAGGGGTATTTTTTAGCGTGGTCGGGTTGATTAATGAGGTGGTAAAAAGGATATCCAGCCGCCTGAAATCCAAACCTAAAATTATAATTACCGGTGGGGATGCGGTTATTCTGAATCCGTATTTGGCGGATAAGTGTATATTTGTTCCAAATCTAACGCTTGAGGGGATATATTTAGTGTCGGCAGGCCTGTAA